In a genomic window of Kluyveromyces marxianus DMKU3-1042 DNA, complete genome, chromosome 7:
- the DAD4 gene encoding Dad4p, translated as MENPYEKVQSNILSRIIGNVERLNESVVILNQELRRVNSKNKNLELMSQMCENYRESVDFQLQATSKKQEPL; from the coding sequence ATGGAGAATCCTTACGAGAAGGTCCAGAGTAATATTTTGTCAAGAATAATTGGAAATGTCGAGCGTTTGAACGAGAGCGTGGTGATCCTCAACCAGGAGCTTCGAAGGGTGAACagcaagaacaagaatttGGAGCTAATGTCTCAAATGTGCGAAAACTATCGAGAATCTGTTGATTTCCAGTTGCAGGCGACTTCGAAGAAACAGGAGCCACTATAA
- a CDS encoding uncharacterized protein (Dynactin_p62[pfam05502]) gives MVQFLYRSGCGCECSYMELSLCSKCHLSSCQECQGYEIIGKYCPQCEKDTSKKDAVYCHRNCFQCPRCNMSLKIISNKEESEAAPNKRSYSFKCQGCDWSYCTSKVEKVKSLTKYVMELESLTEYHKRFQSLLEFYQTKNSVSKLMAKQAAIDFQSLDRKGPDTWWKRIANGESLWKIMDEESPIQSETLMDDVDTFPRLCKLRPKYNYSCPYCKRSLTKLDPKADVLKWLKTSPAYNGIPRISVIFHPMLKQKYQQKFLLDDSTVLLHMENTRQEHNMTVKVNAEESLLVPDYEVKITSSNLKQSGSHKDHVKQLQGILRSMPTCLLDTSPDVDKLMRVENTRRLGQLNKAVTQPVEYLQIIDEGDGWVVIPLKIINRKCQYELNFLVHFDDWDMGITGTLYL, from the coding sequence ATGGTGCAATTTCTTTATAGATCTGGATGTGGTTGCGAGTGTAGTTATATGGaactttctctttgttcTAAATGCCACTTGAGTAGTTGCCAAGAATGTCAGGGCTATGAGATTATAGGCAAATATTGTCCACAATGCGAAAAGGATACCTCCAAGAAGGATGCAGTCTATTGCCACAGAAATTGCTTTCAGTGTCCCCGATGCAATATGTCGTTAAAGATCATCAGTAATAAGGAAGAGTCAGAAGCGGCGCCTAATAAGCGAAGCTATTCTTTTAAATGTCAAGGGTGTGATTGGTCCTACTGTACGTCTAAGGTTGAGAAGGTCAAGTCTTTAACTAAGTACGTTATGGAGTTGGAGTCACTTACAGAGTATCATAAGAGATTTCAGTCGCTATTAGAGTTTTACCAGACAAAGAATAGTGTCAGTAAGCTAATGGCCAAACAAGCCGCAATTGATTTCCAATCTCTAGACCGTAAGGGGCCTGATACATGGTGGAAGAGAATAGCCAACGGGGAATCACTTTGGAAGATAATGGATGAAGAGTCACCGATACAGTCAGAAACATTAATGGATGATGTCGACACGTTTCCCCGTTTATGTAAACTTCGGCCCAAGTATAACTACAGCTGTCCGTATTGCAAGCGATCTTTGACAAAACTGGACCCGAAAGCGGACGTGTTAAAGTGGCTTAAAACGTCGCCCGCATATAATGGTATACCGCGCATTTCAGTCATTTTCCATCCGatgttgaaacaaaaataccAGCAAAAGTTTCTTTTGGACGATTCGACCGTGTTATTGCATATGGAGAACACAAGGCAAGAGCACAATATGACTGTGAAAGTGAACGCAGAAGAGTCGCTTCTAGTTCCCGATTATGAGGTCAAAATTACATCCTCTAACTTGAAACAGTCAGGGTCCCATAAAGATCACGTTAAGCAGTTGCAAGGTATACTCCGATCGATGCCAACTTGTTTACTAGATACTTCGCCAGATGTTGACAAGCTTATGCGAGTAGAGAATACACGCCGACTGGGGCAATTGAACAAAGCTGTGACACAGCCTGTCGAATATTTACAGATTATAGATGAAGGTGATGGCTGGGTTGTTATCCCACTTAAAATAATCAATCGGAAATGCCAGTACGAATTGAACTTTTTAGTTCATTTCGATGACTGGGATATGGGAATTACCGGTACTTTGTATCTTTAG
- the MHF2 gene encoding Mhf2p (DUF2008 super family[cl09661]): MSTNSFNATIARILQTEGFQDKNTKITEECMKLLEPYIELLIREGVLRALENKDESSPENVLEYTDLESVAGLLLMDFQ; the protein is encoded by the coding sequence ATGTCGACTAACTCATTCAACGCTACAATTGCTCGGATTCTTCAAACTGAAGGTTTTCAAGAcaaaaacaccaaaatTACAGAAGAATGCATGAAATTACTGGAGCCATACATAGAGTTACTGATAAGAGAAGGTGTGCTAAGGGCGCTGGAAAACAAAGATGAATCTTCGCCAGAGAATGTTCTGGAGTATACAGATCTGGAATCAGTAGCTGGTCTATTGTTGATGGATTTCCAATGA
- the ENT1 gene encoding epsin has product MSKALLRSAKNLVNGYSQAQVLVRSATSNDKEGPSVDQLEELAERSFDNVEFFEIMDMLDKRLNDKGRNWRHVAKSLTCLDFLVRCGSENCVFWCKENLYIIKTLREFTHSDELTGIDDGEIVRVKAKELTALLRDEERLREERMMRLKGRKRGGRRRREKGESDEDLQRALEESRLTAEEEERRRREQGDDPNLQAALELSKEEEELRRLQQLQAQQQAALWQQQQLQQQQLLQQQQLQQQQQPQAAYYDIFGNPISAEEYLQYQQQQLLAQQQQEQYMAEQQYLAAQQQYLAQQQMLAQQQQQQLLAQQQQQQFQNQMSLQSGSNNPFSLNKPPSPEEIEEPEEPDFTPVHLPPSPVPQQPLYSQQDQNISSTNPYNNNNNNNNGIPEQRTGSQSISDKFSELNNLLASGTGIDTFGNTGQTRIPAQHTKTGTFINSQGTGYKQVTNDPPKHNPFLTSQYTGIPSSGIAPSYTGYGFGNQGQSSSQHNGSSYGNNTSNSNNNNNNNPNLIDL; this is encoded by the coding sequence ATGTCAAAAGCTTTACTTCGTAGTGCCAAGAATTTAGTCAATGGGTACTCTCAGGCGCAGGTTTTGGTGAGGAGTGCGACGTCTAATGATAAGGAGGGGCCCTCTGTGGATCAGCTTGAAGAGTTGGCGGAGAGATCGTTTGATAATGTTGAGTTTTTTGAGATTATGGACATGTTGGACAAGAGGCTTAACGATAAGGGCCGGAACTGGCGTCATGTTGCGAAGTCGTTGACGTGTCTTGACTTCTTGGTGAGGTGTGGATCTGAGAACTGTGTTTTCTGGTGTAAGGAGAACTTGTATATCATTAAGACGTTGCGGGAGTTCACGCATTCAGATGAGCTCACGGGGATTGACGATGGGGAGATTGTTCGTGTGAAGGCGAAGGAGTTGACGGCGTTGTTGAGGGATGAGGAGCGGCTCAGGGAGGAACGTATGATGAGGCTCAAGGGGAGGAAGCGTGGTGGAAGGAGAAGACGTGAAAAGGGCGAGAGCGATGAGGATTTGCAACGGGCGTTGGAGGAATCTAGGCTAACGGCCGAAGAAGAGGAGAGACGTCGCCGTGAGCAGGGCGATGACCCGAACTTGCAGGCGGCGTTGGAGCTATCgaaggaggaagaagagttgagAAGGTTGCAGCAGTTGCAGGCGCAGCAGCAAGCAGCTCTGTggcagcaacagcaattgcagcagcaacagctcctacagcagcaacaattgcaacagcaacagcagccACAAGCAGCATACTATGATATATTTGGTAACCCTATTTCTGCAGAAGAGTATTTGCAataccagcagcagcaattgCTGGCacagcaacagcaagaACAGTATATGGCAGAGCAGCAGTACTTGGCTGCCCAACAGCAGTACCTTGCCCAACAGCAAATGCTAGcccagcaacaacagcaacaactCTTGgctcaacaacaacaacagcaattCCAGAACCAGATGTCCCTGCAATCAGGATCGAACAATCCATTCTCGTTGAATAAGCCTCCatctccagaagaaatcgaGGAACCTGAAGAACCAGACTTTACTCCAGTACACCTCCCACCATCTCCTGTACCACAACAACCACTTTACAGCCAACAAGACCAGAACATCAGTAGCACTAACCcatacaacaacaacaacaacaacaataacgGTATTCCCGAACAAAGGACTGGTAGCCAGTCCATTAGCGACAAATTCAGtgaattgaacaatttaTTGGCATCTGGTACTGGGATTGATACCTTTGGTAACACTGGCCAAACAAGAATACCTGCCCAACACACAAAAACAGGCACTTTCATCAACTCACAAGGTACTGGTTACAAGCAAGTTACAAATGATCCTCCTAAACATAACCCATTCTTAACGTCACAGTACACAGGTATTCCTAGCTCCGGTATTGCACCCTCGTACACTGGCTACGGATTTGGTAATCAAGGACAATCAAGCTCTCAACATAATGGCTCTTCATATGGAAACAACACTAgtaacagcaacaacaacaacaacaataaccCCAACTTAATCGATTTGTAA
- the NOP10 gene encoding snoRNP complex protein NOP10 has translation MHLMYTLDAEGKRIYTLKKVTENNEITKSAHPARFSPDDKYSRQRVTLKKRYNLLPN, from the coding sequence ATGCATTTGATGTACACTTTGGATGCCGAAGGCAAGAGAATTTAcactttgaagaaggtgacCGAAAACAACGAGATCACCAAGTCTGCCCACCCAGCCAGATTCTCTCCAGATGACAAGTACTCCAGACAAAGAgtgactttgaagaagagatacAATCTTTTACCAAACTAG